A window from Toxoplasma gondii ME49 chromosome IX, whole genome shotgun sequence encodes these proteins:
- a CDS encoding hypothetical protein (encoded by transcript TGME49_306570) gives MEPSQLKLYDGYEDVYQMEYNIGEAIKKKTNETCETVDSSGYFSYCELAYETLQENERPARKLVLSGITRDIPPSPFTLKFSGLYPPSTNLTNAVPLWYIQIASGYPKTLKEKEDQATLDDTYQKIIHDLYAADECIGWTFRPFIDKRLRESKPKISHQSFFYTLPLGLLPTIVRGSPSDGYPFFLNLTFGVNTFATGATVNFTFPHVLFSGEGASATDRYDPFLREFLVIPPPELVSTEVEGRTSVRIPDIRLRRQTPLSFYLTVPALAAYGKLSPVWSEPTGTEEYLAKHGWGLVVKDKRNKQLLSTFSFPAPVYNRRMIGGVIGPEFQSWDKANGLEMALIRLYFGANLPLTRIRILISVMSNPLDAVDGAVMNRKDANICTAVLRGPDAPLIVQVSCPSRTQEIYQIDVSMQNGERRFPVGWYVAGVVPQQTPADISWFKVRVYDSEQKLLYDTTLLSDRMQRVVQQEPCINRLSIQRIKHPFTGYTSQLKLTFQLFNCYSPSQPLRPLPQQVEPLEARVPEKDDWPKKEYFSSVNITRPNRDEQRATQRAPLRQAMGSHSGNRESSSCSPTKCPAEDLRSLLTDLNQLDPPHNINLLKQPDLLPSSPTLAAASVYYNFPTAEQAGLARPPSTRRDAPAHRNPMSLHISKKNAAENPQESPGSVETQIRIHVHIVVDEGTLSEEAVNAFKRFVARKILNRKTGTLCQNSKGIFCYIYSWTADKTAVSWDTQATLPVPDFTDESIPSDSGAWDVFDQLRTLISHATMVPCNGKAARMNWVILFTHYISAMNYELEVTATNPATYTLHDRTAEPLHAVVIGWNPDPPEKGKSLQDRLEALPFSDTRRVFVGAMQDIRMSNLIEDPVFMTFLFPEATQYLAGHVGALQHLEEVLFLIQEEYAESFVSLDICRHPLPPDGHKFGAYVSRRATNSEELIRPIELLYNGIVFDRLNWTISPAEVGVYTAAKLSWQFEMACEGELATQETR, from the exons ATGGAACCCTCTCAACTGAAACTCTACGATGGATACGAGGATGTGTACCAGATGGAGTATAACATAGGAGAAGCCatcaaaaagaagacgaatgaA ACCTGCGAGACTGTGGACAGCAGCGGCTACTTCAGTTACTGCGAGCTGGCATACGAGACCCTCCAGGAGAACGAGCGCCCTGCGAGAAAGCTCGTTTTGAGTGGTATCACGCGAGACATTCCG CCTTCACCATTCACGCTGAAGTTCTCTGGTCTGTACCCGCCAAGCACGAACCTGACAAATGCGGTGCCGCTCTGGTACATACAGATTGCCTCAGGCTATCCCAAAACactgaaagagaaggaagaccaAGCGACACTGGATGACAC atACCAGAAAATCATTCATGATTTGTACGCGGCGGACGAGTGCATTGGATGGACATTTCGTCCCTTCATTGACAAGCGGCTGAGGGAGTCGAAGCCGAAGATTAGCCACCAGTCTTTTTTCTACACGCTGCCCCTGGGATTGCTGCCCACAATCGTTCGCGGTTCACCGTCAGACGGTTACCCATTTTTTCTGAACCTTACATTTGGCGTCAACACTTTCGCCACGGGAGCGACAGTCAACTTCACCTTTCCACACGTGCTGTTTagcggcgaaggcgcctcAGCCACAGATCGCTACGACCCGTTTCTGCGAGAGTTCCTCGTGATTCCGCCGCCAGAACTTGTTTCCACCGAGGTGGAGGGTCGGACTTCCGTTAGAATTCCAGATATTCGACTGAGACGTCAAACCCCACTATCCTTCTATTTAACCGTTCCTGCGCTCGCGGCCTACGGAAAGCTCAGTCCCGTCTGGAGTGAGCCGACAGGGACGGAAGAGTATCTCGCGAAACATGGTTGGGGTCTCGTCGTAAAGgacaagagaaacaagcAACTCCTCTCCACCTTCAGTTTCCCAGCTCCTGTCTACAACCGGCGGATGATCGGCGGGGTCATTGGTCCTGAATTTCAAAGTTGGGATAAGGCGAACGGTCTCGAGATGGCACTCATTCGTCTGTACTTCGGAGCCAATCTGCCGCTGACAAGGATTCGCATTCTCATCAGCGTGATGTCTAACCCTCTCGACGCGGTCGACGGCGCCGTGATGAACAGGAAAGACGCGAATATTTGCACTGCCGTGCTCCGAGGTCCTGATGCCCCACTGATCGTCCAAGTTTCCTGCCCATCTCGCACTCAAGAAATCTACCAGATTGACGTTTCCATGCAGAATGGGGAGAGGCGTTTCCCTGTTGGATGGTACGTCGCAGGCGTGGTGCCTCAGCAGACGCCCGCGGATATCTCCTGGTTCAAAGTTCGTGTCTATGACTCTGAGCAAAAGTTGCTGTACGACACAACCCTGCTCTCcgatcgcatgcagcgcgtCGTGCAGCAAGAGCCTTGCATCAATCGCCTCTCCATCCAACGAATCAAACACCCATTCACTGGTTACACTTCACAGCTAAAGCTTACATTTCAGTTATTCAACTGCTACAGCCCTTCAcagcctcttcgtcctctgcctcAACAAGTGGAGCCGCTCGAGGCTCGCGTGCCCGAAAAAGATGACTGGCCTAAAAAGGAGTACTTCAGCTCTGTAAACATCACCAG ACCGAATCGAGACGAACAACGTGCCACACAGAGAGCACCGTTGCGTCAAGCCATGGGAAGTCACTCAGGGAATCGCGAGAGCAGTTCTTGTTCCCCGACAAAGTGTCCAGCAGAAGACCTAAGATCGTTGTTGACAGATTTGAATCAACTCGACCCTCCGCACAATATCAACCTTCTCAAGCAACCGGATTTGCTGCCATCATCTCCCACTTTGGCCGCTGCTTCTGTGTATTACAATTTTCCGACTGCGGAGCAGGCAGGCCTCGCGCGTCCGCCTTCCACCCGCAGAGACGCCCCGGCTCATCGGAATCCCATGTCTCTCCACATTTCGAAAAAGAATGCAGCAGAAAACCCGCAGGAGAGCCCTGGAAGTGTGGAGACGCAAATCCGGATACATGTCCACATTGTGGTGGATGAGGGGACTTTGAGTGAAGAAGCAGTCAACGCTTTCAAGAGGTTTGTCGCCAGGAAAATACTCAACCGGAAAACAGGAACTCTCTGCCAGAATTCCAAGGGCATCTTCTGCTATATCTACTCTTGGACTGCTGACAAAACCGCTGTATCATGGGATACACAAGCTACTCTACCTGTCCCTGATTTCACCGATGAGAG CATCCCTTCTGACAGCGGCGCCTGGGACGTTTTCGATCAGTTGCGAACACTTATCAGCCATGCCACG ATGGTGCCTTGCAATGGTAAAGCCGCTCGCATGAACTGGGTCATTCTTTTTACCCACTACATTTCGGCGATGAACTACGAGTTGGAGGTGACCGCGACTAATCCGGCGACCTACACGCTCCACGATAGGACCGCAGAGCCGCTGCACGCAGTGGTGATTGGCTGGAATCCCGATCCtccagagaaaggcaagagTTTGCAAGACCGCCTGGAGGCTCTTCCGTTTTCCGACACGCGTCGGGTCTTCGTTGGCGCCATGCAGGATATCAGAATGAGCAATCTAATCGAAGACCCTGTGTTCATgacctttctttttccagagGCGACCCAGTACCTTGCAGGCCACGTGGGCGCTCTCCAGCACTTAGAGGAGGTCCTGTTCCTAATTCAAGAAGAGTATGCAGAGagctttgtctctctcgacatATGCCGCCACCCGCTACCTCCGGACGGACACAAGTTCGGCGCGTACGTCAGTCGGCGAGCAACGAACTCCGAAGAACTCATCCGGCCCATTGAGCTTCTGTACAATG GAATTGTGTTCGACCGATTAAACTGGACTATTTCACCTGCCGAGGTCGGCGTGTACACAGCGGCGAAGCTGAGCTGGCAGTTTGAAATGGCCTGTGAGGGAGAGCTggcgacgcaggagacaaGATGA